One genomic window of Luteitalea pratensis includes the following:
- a CDS encoding substrate-binding periplasmic protein gives MRKMLVGSRVAGLTGALLVAVLGAWLGAAQTRPLRLFSTAWPPFTNEVGQPRFALDLVEAAFARFNQPSTTTIVAPGQFTTMLLSGDFDGSAAAWRDAERERVLLYSDPYLENRLVLVGRKGSDVSATALSALAGRRIALVEGYSYGVEVDNSGPTFVRAASEEDSLAKLLGGQVDYVLMDDLVVQYIADNHAREAQAKLQLGTRPMVKRPLYLVIRRSHPDAQGIIDRFNAQLRGMIADRTYHRLLHVDWIRADVDGDGLFEYIPGNDTKGVTEPKRAYSIFSPVEEPKAATIPVAESTQPRFYVGGNIYRDWASVPANYKAAGNMPPPPARATASLFRFAW, from the coding sequence ATGCGCAAGATGCTCGTTGGCTCACGCGTCGCAGGCCTCACCGGCGCGCTGCTCGTTGCGGTACTTGGTGCGTGGCTCGGCGCGGCACAGACGCGTCCGCTGCGACTGTTCTCCACGGCATGGCCACCGTTCACCAACGAGGTCGGTCAGCCGAGATTCGCGCTCGACCTCGTCGAAGCCGCCTTCGCGCGATTCAACCAGCCTTCGACGACGACGATCGTCGCACCCGGTCAGTTCACGACGATGCTCCTCAGTGGCGACTTCGACGGCAGCGCGGCCGCATGGAGGGATGCCGAACGCGAGCGAGTGCTGCTCTACTCGGATCCGTACCTCGAGAACCGGCTCGTGCTGGTGGGGCGCAAGGGTTCGGACGTCTCGGCCACGGCATTGTCGGCGCTCGCCGGGCGGCGGATCGCGCTGGTGGAGGGGTACTCGTACGGCGTGGAGGTCGACAACAGCGGCCCGACGTTCGTCCGTGCCGCGAGTGAAGAGGACAGCCTGGCAAAGCTGCTCGGCGGCCAGGTGGACTACGTCCTCATGGACGATCTCGTCGTGCAGTACATCGCCGACAATCACGCGCGCGAAGCCCAGGCGAAGCTGCAGCTCGGAACCAGGCCGATGGTCAAGCGCCCGCTGTACCTGGTCATCAGGCGCTCGCACCCCGACGCGCAGGGCATCATCGACCGGTTCAATGCGCAGCTGCGCGGCATGATCGCCGATCGCACGTACCACCGCCTGCTGCACGTCGACTGGATCCGGGCCGACGTGGACGGCGACGGACTCTTCGAGTACATCCCCGGGAACGACACGAAGGGTGTCACCGAGCCGAAGCGGGCGTATTCGATCTTCTCCCCGGTGGAGGAGCCGAAGGCGGCCACGATTCCGGTCGCGGAGTCGACGCAGCCCCGGTTCTACGTCGGCGGCAACATCTATCGCGACTGGGCCTCGGTGCCCGCCAACTACAAGGCGGCCGGCAACATGCCGCCGCCCCCGGCGCGAGCCACGGCGAGCCTGTTCCGGTTCGCGTGGTGA
- the pruA gene encoding L-glutamate gamma-semialdehyde dehydrogenase — translation MMSDFTVASLAARRRVPAVVNEPIRSHAPGTPERASLKQRLASMAGEHVDIPVIVNGKEYRTGDTAPVVMPHDHAHVLGTWHKATPELVQEAIAATAAARDEWSRWAWEDRAAVFLRAAELLSTTWRDTLNAATMLGQSKTAFQSEIDAACELIDFFRFNCAYVEDLYGEQPLSEKGVWNQTDYRPLEGFVYAVSPFNFTAIGGNLSGAPALVGNTVIWKPAQTAMLSGYYVMKLLEAAGLPPGVINFVPGDPVPISDALLSHADLGGVHFTGSTTVFNSMWKTIGSRMGAYRSYPRIVGETGGKDFIMAHASADVDALAVAIVRGAFEYQGQKCSACSRVYIPQSLWAGVRDRMVAMMADIGMGDVRDFRNFMGAVIDEKSFTKIGGYLDEARATGTIISGGTASKDVGYFVAPTLVQVEDPGARLLCEEIFGPFVTAYVYPDDQYVETMKVVDRTSPYALTGAIFADDRHAVRLAHTHLRNAAGNFYINDKCTGAVVGQQPFGGARGSGTNDKAGSKLNLLRWVSARSIKETFSPPKDYRYPFMGEE, via the coding sequence ATGATGTCCGACTTCACCGTCGCCAGCCTTGCGGCGCGACGCCGCGTACCCGCCGTCGTCAACGAACCGATCCGCAGCCATGCTCCTGGCACCCCCGAGCGCGCCTCGCTGAAGCAGCGCCTCGCCAGCATGGCTGGCGAACACGTCGACATCCCCGTCATCGTCAACGGCAAGGAGTACCGGACCGGCGACACCGCCCCCGTGGTGATGCCGCACGATCACGCACACGTGCTCGGCACCTGGCACAAGGCGACACCGGAACTGGTGCAGGAGGCCATCGCCGCCACCGCCGCCGCGCGCGACGAATGGAGCCGCTGGGCCTGGGAAGACCGCGCCGCCGTGTTCCTGCGGGCCGCCGAACTGCTCTCGACGACGTGGCGCGATACGCTCAACGCAGCGACCATGCTCGGGCAGAGCAAGACGGCGTTCCAGTCGGAGATCGACGCCGCGTGCGAGCTGATCGATTTCTTCCGATTCAACTGCGCCTACGTCGAGGACCTCTACGGAGAACAGCCCCTCAGCGAGAAAGGCGTCTGGAACCAGACCGACTACCGCCCGCTCGAAGGCTTCGTCTATGCCGTGAGCCCGTTCAATTTCACGGCCATCGGCGGCAACCTGTCGGGTGCGCCGGCGCTGGTGGGCAACACGGTCATCTGGAAACCGGCGCAGACGGCGATGCTGAGCGGCTACTACGTGATGAAGCTGCTCGAGGCCGCGGGCCTGCCGCCCGGCGTCATCAACTTCGTGCCCGGCGACCCGGTGCCGATCTCCGACGCGCTGTTGTCGCACGCCGATCTCGGCGGCGTCCACTTCACCGGCAGCACGACCGTCTTCAACAGCATGTGGAAGACCATCGGCAGCCGCATGGGCGCCTACCGCTCGTACCCGCGCATCGTCGGCGAGACCGGCGGCAAGGACTTCATCATGGCGCACGCGTCGGCCGACGTGGATGCGCTGGCGGTGGCCATCGTCCGCGGGGCGTTCGAGTACCAGGGCCAGAAGTGCTCGGCCTGCAGCCGCGTGTACATCCCGCAGTCGCTGTGGGCCGGCGTGCGCGACCGCATGGTCGCGATGATGGCCGACATCGGGATGGGCGACGTCCGCGACTTCCGCAATTTCATGGGCGCGGTGATCGACGAGAAGTCGTTCACGAAGATCGGCGGTTACCTGGACGAGGCCCGCGCGACCGGGACGATCATCAGCGGTGGAACTGCCAGCAAGGACGTCGGCTACTTCGTCGCGCCGACGCTGGTGCAGGTCGAGGATCCCGGCGCGCGCCTGCTCTGCGAGGAGATCTTCGGTCCGTTCGTGACCGCTTACGTGTACCCCGACGACCAGTACGTGGAGACCATGAAGGTCGTGGACCGCACGTCGCCGTACGCGCTGACGGGCGCCATCTTCGCCGACGATCGTCACGCGGTCCGTCTCGCGCACACCCACCTGCGCAACGCCGCCGGCAACTTCTACATCAACGACAAGTGCACCGGCGCGGTGGTGGGCCAGCAGCCCTTTGGCGGGGCACGCGGCTCTGGCACCAACGACAAGGCCGGGAGCAAGCTCAATCTCCTGCGCTGGGTGAGCGCACGCTCGATCAAGGAGACGTTCTCGCCCCCGAAGGACTACCGCTATCCCTTCATGGGCGAAGAGTAG
- a CDS encoding sulfatase family protein: MAVALLWCSAWAGAQPAAPPNIVLINMDDLGYGDTSAYGATTIKTPQIDRIAREGLRFTNGYATSATCTPSRFSMLTGKYAWRQEGTGVLPGNAALIIDPARTTLPALLRSAGYHTGVVGKWHLGLGGAGGPDWNQRISPGPNEIGFAYSFIMAATGDRVPTVYVEDGRVVGLDPKDPIRVDYEKPIGDWPTGKANPELLTTQRPSHGHDQTIVNGVSRIGYMTGGKAALWRDQDMADTFTRKAVSYIEQHQREPFFLYFATHDPHVPRVPHERFVGKSGMGPRGDAILQSDWSIGQLLDTLDRLKLAGNTLVIFTSDNGPVVDDGYVDQAVEKLGTHKPWGPLRGGKYSRFEAGTRVPFVVRWPARVRPGVSDALVSQVDLLASMAALVGKAVPSGEAPDSVNQLKALLGEDPKGRDHIVEHAGRFALRDGRWKYIEPSEGPRRNEQTNTELANDPAPQLYDLDADIGETKNLAAQQPERVKAMAARLVAIRQGRAGSPGAPKL; this comes from the coding sequence ATGGCGGTGGCCCTGTTGTGGTGTTCGGCATGGGCCGGCGCCCAACCCGCAGCGCCTCCCAACATCGTCCTGATCAACATGGACGACCTGGGCTACGGCGACACCTCGGCGTACGGCGCGACAACGATCAAGACGCCGCAGATTGACCGCATCGCTCGCGAGGGGCTGCGGTTCACGAACGGGTACGCGACGTCGGCGACGTGTACCCCCTCGCGTTTCTCCATGCTGACGGGCAAGTACGCCTGGCGCCAGGAAGGCACGGGCGTGCTCCCGGGCAACGCGGCGCTGATCATCGACCCTGCTCGAACGACGCTGCCCGCCCTGTTGCGCAGCGCCGGATACCACACCGGCGTCGTCGGCAAGTGGCACCTCGGCCTCGGCGGCGCTGGCGGCCCCGACTGGAACCAGCGCATCAGCCCCGGGCCGAACGAGATCGGCTTCGCCTACAGCTTCATCATGGCGGCCACGGGCGACCGCGTGCCCACCGTCTACGTCGAGGACGGGCGCGTGGTTGGCCTCGATCCGAAAGATCCGATCCGCGTCGATTACGAGAAGCCGATCGGCGACTGGCCGACCGGCAAGGCCAACCCCGAGCTCCTGACGACGCAGCGCCCGAGTCATGGTCACGACCAGACCATCGTCAACGGCGTGAGCCGCATCGGCTACATGACCGGCGGCAAGGCCGCGTTGTGGCGCGACCAGGACATGGCCGACACGTTCACGCGCAAGGCCGTCTCCTACATCGAGCAGCACCAGCGCGAGCCGTTCTTCCTCTACTTCGCGACGCACGATCCGCACGTCCCGCGCGTCCCGCACGAGCGCTTCGTCGGCAAGTCGGGCATGGGCCCACGCGGCGACGCCATCCTGCAATCCGACTGGTCGATCGGGCAACTGCTCGACACCCTCGATCGCCTGAAGCTCGCGGGGAACACCCTCGTGATCTTCACGAGCGACAACGGCCCCGTGGTGGACGACGGCTATGTCGACCAGGCGGTGGAGAAACTCGGCACCCACAAGCCATGGGGACCGCTGCGCGGCGGCAAGTACAGCCGATTCGAGGCCGGAACCCGGGTGCCTTTTGTCGTGCGGTGGCCGGCGCGTGTGAGGCCGGGTGTCAGCGACGCGCTGGTGTCACAGGTGGACTTGCTGGCGTCGATGGCCGCGCTGGTTGGCAAGGCCGTGCCCTCGGGTGAGGCTCCAGACAGCGTCAACCAGTTGAAGGCCCTGCTCGGCGAGGATCCGAAAGGCCGCGACCACATCGTCGAGCACGCCGGCCGCTTCGCGCTGCGCGACGGCCGGTGGAAGTACATCGAGCCGTCAGAGGGCCCGCGGCGTAACGAGCAGACCAACACGGAACTGGCCAACGACCCGGCACCGCAGTTGTACGATCTGGACGCCGACATCGGCGAGACGAAGAACCTGGCGGCGCAGCAGCCGGAGCGAGTGAAGGCGATGGCCGCTCGGCTCGTTGCGATCAGGCAAGGTAGGGCCGGCTCTCCTGGGGCGCCGAAGCTTTAG